In the genome of Molothrus aeneus isolate 106 chromosome 5, BPBGC_Maene_1.0, whole genome shotgun sequence, one region contains:
- the AGK gene encoding acylglycerol kinase, mitochondrial isoform X2, with protein sequence MDLPPGWVSSRGWISLPDGDNLLRRAACQEAQAFGNQLMPATMPLKKATVFLNPAACKGKAGNLFEKNAAPILHLSGLDVTVVKTDYEGQAKQLLEIMENTDLIIVAGGDGTVQEVITGLLRRADEAAFSKIPIGFIPLGKTCTLSHTLYPESTNQVQHITNATLAILKGETVPLDVLQIKGEKEQPVFAVSGLRWGSYRDAGVKASKYWYLGPLKTKAAHLFSIFKEWPQKHQAALMYVGPTERPPEEPEEKSSRPPLYVRLYRRLRSYWSSPKEFPQEVAPEDWEELKLSTIELSIATRNRQLDLARTKDFMDICIEAESVSKGEFVHRGSQKMREPHMCPEGSQCIQASRCILQLPEGTEGSFGIDNEEYEAMPVEVKLLPRKLRFFCDPKIREQLLQAVVQ encoded by the exons ATGGATCTCCCTCCCGGATGGGTGAGCAGCAGGGGATGGATCTCCCTCCCGGATGG TGATAACCTGCTACGAAGAGCTGCATGCCAAGAAGCCCAG GCTTTTGGCAACCAGCTGATGCCTGCCACTATGCCCTTGAAGAAAGCAACAGTCTTCCTCAACCCAGCAGCTTGCAAAGG CAAAGCTGGGAACCTTTTTGAAAAGAATGCTGCACCAATCTTGCACTTATCTGGCTTGGATGTAACTGTGGTTAAG ACTGATTACGAGGGACAAGCAAAACAGCTTctggaaataatggaaaatacagATCTGATAATTGTTGCAGGAGGAGATGGCACAGTCCAAGAG GTCATAACTGGACTTCTCCGTAGAGCAGACGAG GCTGCCTTCAGTAAGATTCCTATAGGATTCATACCCCTTGGAAAAACTTGCACTTTGAGCCACACACTGTACCCTGAGAGCACAAATCAAGTCCA ACATATTACTAATGCTACATTGGCCATTTTGAAAGGAGAGACAGTTCCACTTGATGTCTTGCAGATCAAG ggAGAAAAGGAGCAGCCGGTGTTTGCAGTCTCTGGTTTAAGATGGGGATCTTATAGAGATGCAGGAGTTAAAGCTAGCAA GTACTGGTACCTTGGGCCTCTGAAAACCAAAGCAGCTCATTTGTTCAGTATATTTAAG gagtggcctcagaaacATCAAGCTGCTCTCATGTATGTGGGTCCAACTGAGAGACCTCCAGAAGAGCCAGAGGAGAAATCATCCAGACCTCCTTTGTATGTGAGGCTTTACAGACGGCTTCGATCGTACTGGTCATCCCCAAAAG AGTTCCCCCAGGAGGTAGCCCCGGAGGACTGGGAGGAGCTGAAGCTGTCCACCATTGAGCTTTCCATTGCAACTCGGAACAGGCAGCTTGATCTAGCA CGCACTAAGGACTTCATGGACATTTGCATCGAGGCAGAGAGTGTCAGCAAAGGGGAGTTTGTTCACAGAGG AAGTCAAAAGATGCGTGAGCCACACATGTGCCCTGAAGGGAGTCAGTGCATCCAAGCCAGCAGATGCATCTTGCAACTTCCAGAG ggcaCTGAGGGATCCTTTGGCATTGATAATGAGGAGTATGAAGCGATGCCTGTGGAGGTGAAGCTCCTACCCCGCAAACTCCGCTTCTTCTGTGATCCCAAAATaagagagcagctgctgcaggcagtggtACAGTGA
- the AGK gene encoding acylglycerol kinase, mitochondrial isoform X1 encodes MAKVLAALRHHWKKSTFGACLLGWGGHWLYGKHCDNLLRRAACQEAQAFGNQLMPATMPLKKATVFLNPAACKGKAGNLFEKNAAPILHLSGLDVTVVKTDYEGQAKQLLEIMENTDLIIVAGGDGTVQEVITGLLRRADEAAFSKIPIGFIPLGKTCTLSHTLYPESTNQVQHITNATLAILKGETVPLDVLQIKGEKEQPVFAVSGLRWGSYRDAGVKASKYWYLGPLKTKAAHLFSIFKEWPQKHQAALMYVGPTERPPEEPEEKSSRPPLYVRLYRRLRSYWSSPKEFPQEVAPEDWEELKLSTIELSIATRNRQLDLARTKDFMDICIEAESVSKGEFVHRGSQKMREPHMCPEGSQCIQASRCILQLPEGTEGSFGIDNEEYEAMPVEVKLLPRKLRFFCDPKIREQLLQAVVQ; translated from the exons ATGGCGAAAGTGCTGGCGGCCCTCAGGCACCACTGGAAGAAATCCACGTTCGGAgcctgcctgctgggctggggcggACACTGGCTCTATGGGAAGCACTG TGATAACCTGCTACGAAGAGCTGCATGCCAAGAAGCCCAG GCTTTTGGCAACCAGCTGATGCCTGCCACTATGCCCTTGAAGAAAGCAACAGTCTTCCTCAACCCAGCAGCTTGCAAAGG CAAAGCTGGGAACCTTTTTGAAAAGAATGCTGCACCAATCTTGCACTTATCTGGCTTGGATGTAACTGTGGTTAAG ACTGATTACGAGGGACAAGCAAAACAGCTTctggaaataatggaaaatacagATCTGATAATTGTTGCAGGAGGAGATGGCACAGTCCAAGAG GTCATAACTGGACTTCTCCGTAGAGCAGACGAG GCTGCCTTCAGTAAGATTCCTATAGGATTCATACCCCTTGGAAAAACTTGCACTTTGAGCCACACACTGTACCCTGAGAGCACAAATCAAGTCCA ACATATTACTAATGCTACATTGGCCATTTTGAAAGGAGAGACAGTTCCACTTGATGTCTTGCAGATCAAG ggAGAAAAGGAGCAGCCGGTGTTTGCAGTCTCTGGTTTAAGATGGGGATCTTATAGAGATGCAGGAGTTAAAGCTAGCAA GTACTGGTACCTTGGGCCTCTGAAAACCAAAGCAGCTCATTTGTTCAGTATATTTAAG gagtggcctcagaaacATCAAGCTGCTCTCATGTATGTGGGTCCAACTGAGAGACCTCCAGAAGAGCCAGAGGAGAAATCATCCAGACCTCCTTTGTATGTGAGGCTTTACAGACGGCTTCGATCGTACTGGTCATCCCCAAAAG AGTTCCCCCAGGAGGTAGCCCCGGAGGACTGGGAGGAGCTGAAGCTGTCCACCATTGAGCTTTCCATTGCAACTCGGAACAGGCAGCTTGATCTAGCA CGCACTAAGGACTTCATGGACATTTGCATCGAGGCAGAGAGTGTCAGCAAAGGGGAGTTTGTTCACAGAGG AAGTCAAAAGATGCGTGAGCCACACATGTGCCCTGAAGGGAGTCAGTGCATCCAAGCCAGCAGATGCATCTTGCAACTTCCAGAG ggcaCTGAGGGATCCTTTGGCATTGATAATGAGGAGTATGAAGCGATGCCTGTGGAGGTGAAGCTCCTACCCCGCAAACTCCGCTTCTTCTGTGATCCCAAAATaagagagcagctgctgcaggcagtggtACAGTGA
- the AGK gene encoding acylglycerol kinase, mitochondrial isoform X3 → MPATMPLKKATVFLNPAACKGKAGNLFEKNAAPILHLSGLDVTVVKTDYEGQAKQLLEIMENTDLIIVAGGDGTVQEVITGLLRRADEAAFSKIPIGFIPLGKTCTLSHTLYPESTNQVQHITNATLAILKGETVPLDVLQIKGEKEQPVFAVSGLRWGSYRDAGVKASKYWYLGPLKTKAAHLFSIFKEWPQKHQAALMYVGPTERPPEEPEEKSSRPPLYVRLYRRLRSYWSSPKEFPQEVAPEDWEELKLSTIELSIATRNRQLDLARTKDFMDICIEAESVSKGEFVHRGSQKMREPHMCPEGSQCIQASRCILQLPEGTEGSFGIDNEEYEAMPVEVKLLPRKLRFFCDPKIREQLLQAVVQ, encoded by the exons ATGCCTGCCACTATGCCCTTGAAGAAAGCAACAGTCTTCCTCAACCCAGCAGCTTGCAAAGG CAAAGCTGGGAACCTTTTTGAAAAGAATGCTGCACCAATCTTGCACTTATCTGGCTTGGATGTAACTGTGGTTAAG ACTGATTACGAGGGACAAGCAAAACAGCTTctggaaataatggaaaatacagATCTGATAATTGTTGCAGGAGGAGATGGCACAGTCCAAGAG GTCATAACTGGACTTCTCCGTAGAGCAGACGAG GCTGCCTTCAGTAAGATTCCTATAGGATTCATACCCCTTGGAAAAACTTGCACTTTGAGCCACACACTGTACCCTGAGAGCACAAATCAAGTCCA ACATATTACTAATGCTACATTGGCCATTTTGAAAGGAGAGACAGTTCCACTTGATGTCTTGCAGATCAAG ggAGAAAAGGAGCAGCCGGTGTTTGCAGTCTCTGGTTTAAGATGGGGATCTTATAGAGATGCAGGAGTTAAAGCTAGCAA GTACTGGTACCTTGGGCCTCTGAAAACCAAAGCAGCTCATTTGTTCAGTATATTTAAG gagtggcctcagaaacATCAAGCTGCTCTCATGTATGTGGGTCCAACTGAGAGACCTCCAGAAGAGCCAGAGGAGAAATCATCCAGACCTCCTTTGTATGTGAGGCTTTACAGACGGCTTCGATCGTACTGGTCATCCCCAAAAG AGTTCCCCCAGGAGGTAGCCCCGGAGGACTGGGAGGAGCTGAAGCTGTCCACCATTGAGCTTTCCATTGCAACTCGGAACAGGCAGCTTGATCTAGCA CGCACTAAGGACTTCATGGACATTTGCATCGAGGCAGAGAGTGTCAGCAAAGGGGAGTTTGTTCACAGAGG AAGTCAAAAGATGCGTGAGCCACACATGTGCCCTGAAGGGAGTCAGTGCATCCAAGCCAGCAGATGCATCTTGCAACTTCCAGAG ggcaCTGAGGGATCCTTTGGCATTGATAATGAGGAGTATGAAGCGATGCCTGTGGAGGTGAAGCTCCTACCCCGCAAACTCCGCTTCTTCTGTGATCCCAAAATaagagagcagctgctgcaggcagtggtACAGTGA